Proteins encoded by one window of Blautia faecicola:
- a CDS encoding type II toxin-antitoxin system prevent-host-death family antitoxin: MANILPVSDLRNYNEVLKNCHKGEPVYLTKNGRGRFVVMDIEDYERDRAEKKLLLKLQEAEEAVKDGEGWLDLDELKALVGE; the protein is encoded by the coding sequence ATGGCAAATATTTTACCAGTATCTGATTTGAGAAATTATAATGAAGTTCTGAAAAACTGTCACAAAGGAGAACCGGTATATCTGACTAAGAATGGCAGAGGACGTTTCGTTGTCATGGATATTGAAGACTATGAGCGTGATCGTGCAGAGAAAAAACTTCTGCTGAAGTTGCAGGAAGCTGAAGAAGCAGTGAAAGACGGAGAAGGCTGGCTGGATTTGGATGAATTGAAAGCACTTGTGGGGGAATAA